The following proteins are encoded in a genomic region of Streptomyces lunaelactis:
- a CDS encoding L,D-transpeptidase family protein encodes MPVNVGNSTQLITVKASGSYATVTAWAKGPSGWKAVISDSGRVGSNGVVDGAARRQSTYTTPSGTYTITEGFGVESSGTAMPYTRVNSSHWWVQDPESKFYNSMHTEAGADFPLTESGERGSEHLINYPTQYAKALVINFNRWPATPGRGAGIFLHVNGSGATAGCVSVPRSTMDRIMAWIQPGAHPRIAIG; translated from the coding sequence GTGCCGGTCAACGTGGGCAACTCCACCCAGCTCATCACTGTGAAGGCCAGCGGTTCGTACGCCACGGTCACGGCCTGGGCGAAGGGGCCGTCCGGCTGGAAGGCGGTCATCTCCGACAGCGGCCGGGTCGGATCGAACGGTGTCGTCGACGGGGCCGCCCGCAGGCAGAGCACCTACACCACGCCCTCGGGCACGTACACCATCACCGAGGGCTTCGGCGTCGAGTCGAGTGGTACCGCCATGCCGTACACCCGGGTCAACTCCAGCCACTGGTGGGTCCAGGACCCCGAGTCGAAGTTCTACAACTCGATGCACACCGAGGCCGGGGCCGACTTCCCGCTCACCGAGAGCGGCGAGCGGGGCAGTGAGCACCTCATCAACTACCCGACCCAGTACGCCAAGGCGCTGGTCATCAACTTCAACCGTTGGCCGGCCACGCCGGGCCGCGGGGCCGGGATCTTCCTGCACGTCAACGGCAGTGGGGCCACGGCGGGTTGCGTCTCCGTGCCGCGCTCCACGATGGACCGGATCATGGCCTGGATCCAGCCCGGCGCGCACCCGCGCATCGCCATCGGCTGA
- a CDS encoding RNA polymerase sigma factor → MGAYDAELGAAVERAQQGDEEGFTIAYRLVQPGLIAYVRGLVGDDAEDVASDAWLEISRDLGRFRGDGAGFRGWTATIARHRALDHLRRQKRRPRTSLLEQDMLELPGGHDTAAAALETISTEQALELIGSLPRDQAEAVLLRVVVGLDGPATARVLGKRPGAVRTAAHRGLKGLAGRLTGAGAGGVTPGAQRTLKDET, encoded by the coding sequence GTGGGGGCGTACGACGCGGAGCTCGGCGCTGCCGTTGAGCGGGCTCAGCAGGGGGACGAGGAAGGGTTCACGATCGCGTACCGGCTGGTGCAGCCGGGCCTGATCGCCTACGTCCGAGGCCTGGTCGGCGACGACGCCGAGGACGTGGCCTCCGACGCCTGGCTGGAGATCTCCCGCGACCTGGGCCGCTTCCGTGGCGACGGTGCGGGTTTCCGGGGCTGGACGGCGACGATCGCCCGTCACCGTGCCCTGGACCATCTGCGCCGGCAGAAGCGGCGTCCGCGCACCTCACTGCTGGAACAGGACATGCTGGAACTGCCGGGCGGACACGACACGGCCGCCGCGGCCCTGGAAACGATCTCCACGGAGCAGGCTCTCGAACTGATCGGCAGTCTGCCGCGCGACCAGGCGGAGGCCGTCCTGCTGCGCGTTGTCGTCGGGCTCGACGGGCCGGCGACCGCGCGGGTGCTGGGCAAGCGCCCCGGGGCCGTACGCACCGCGGCACACCGGGGACTGAAGGGACTGGCGGGGCGACTCACCGGGGCTGGAGCGGGCGGTGTGACGCCTGGGGCACAGCGCACGCTGAAGGATGAGACATGA
- a CDS encoding DUF72 domain-containing protein, producing the protein MPMLVGTSGWQYKDWRGVLYPPGQPQRLWLEEYARHFATVENNNAFYRLPTTEIFASWRERTPEGFVMAVKASRYLTHLKRLRDPEEPVRRLTDRAEGLGDRLGPVLLQLPPNFREDIAALDACLSCFPDTVRVAVEFRHTSWWGAERELRAVLERHGSALCWADRGSRPVTPLWRTASWGYVRFHGGIAGPPPRYGRQALKSWARRIADAWPDEDEVYVYFNNDLGGAAVVDAAKFARAAAALGRTVSRTPPASAAQSMS; encoded by the coding sequence ATGCCCATGCTCGTCGGAACTTCAGGCTGGCAGTACAAGGACTGGCGCGGCGTTCTCTACCCGCCCGGGCAACCGCAGCGGCTGTGGTTGGAGGAGTACGCCCGGCACTTCGCCACCGTCGAGAACAACAATGCCTTCTATCGGCTTCCCACCACAGAGATCTTCGCCTCCTGGCGGGAGCGGACGCCCGAGGGGTTCGTCATGGCGGTCAAGGCCAGCCGCTATCTGACCCATCTGAAGCGGCTGCGCGACCCCGAGGAGCCGGTGCGCCGGCTGACGGATCGTGCCGAGGGCCTCGGCGACCGGCTCGGGCCCGTCCTGCTGCAACTGCCGCCCAACTTCCGGGAGGACATCGCGGCTCTGGACGCCTGCCTGAGCTGCTTCCCCGACACGGTTCGGGTGGCCGTTGAATTCCGCCACACCTCATGGTGGGGAGCGGAGCGGGAGCTCCGGGCGGTGCTGGAACGGCACGGCAGCGCCCTGTGCTGGGCGGATCGAGGGTCCCGCCCGGTGACGCCACTGTGGCGTACCGCGTCATGGGGGTACGTGCGGTTTCACGGCGGCATCGCCGGGCCGCCGCCGCGCTACGGCCGTCAAGCGCTGAAATCCTGGGCCCGACGCATCGCCGACGCCTGGCCGGACGAGGACGAAGTGTATGTGTACTTCAACAACGACCTGGGTGGTGCGGCCGTGGTGGACGCCGCCAAGTTCGCGCGGGCCGCGGCCGCGTTGGGCCGGACGGTGAGCCGTACGCCTCCGGCCTCGGCGGCACAGTCCATGTCCTGA
- a CDS encoding class F sortase: METGHQTSASPHSFIPSAKFLACALVAGTVLVINVARDEQPPQPSAAQAFSTSVRPAPSGTASAALPAVQPLPPSDPVRFQVPAIGVDAPMARLDLDAAGALRPPPADNPSLAGWYGDGTAPGSAGTAVTAGHVDTRTGPAVFHDLGALAKGDTIEISRADGRTAVFAVDAVEVYDKKEFPDEKVYGSSDLPELRVITCGGGYSEHTGYQGNVVVYATLAAVK, translated from the coding sequence ATGGAAACCGGGCACCAGACCAGCGCTTCCCCACACTCCTTCATCCCTTCGGCCAAGTTTCTGGCCTGTGCCCTGGTGGCGGGCACCGTGCTGGTGATCAACGTGGCACGCGACGAACAGCCACCGCAGCCTTCGGCTGCCCAGGCCTTCTCCACCTCTGTACGGCCCGCTCCCAGCGGCACCGCCTCAGCCGCGCTCCCCGCCGTCCAGCCGCTGCCCCCCTCGGATCCGGTCCGGTTTCAGGTCCCCGCCATCGGCGTCGACGCCCCCATGGCACGACTGGACCTCGACGCGGCGGGGGCGCTACGGCCCCCGCCTGCCGACAACCCCAGCCTTGCCGGCTGGTACGGCGACGGCACGGCTCCCGGCTCAGCAGGGACAGCCGTCACCGCCGGACACGTGGACACGCGCACCGGCCCCGCCGTCTTCCACGACCTCGGTGCCCTGGCCAAGGGCGACACCATCGAGATCAGTCGCGCAGACGGGCGCACGGCGGTGTTCGCCGTTGACGCCGTGGAGGTCTACGACAAGAAGGAATTCCCGGACGAGAAGGTCTACGGCAGCTCCGACCTGCCCGAACTGCGGGTGATCACCTGCGGCGGCGGTTACTCCGAGCACACCGGCTACCAGGGCAACGTCGTGGTCTACGCGACGCTGGCCGCGGTGAAATAG
- a CDS encoding sortase yields the protein MLSTRVGVGIGLVVGALVLSVPAAVAADDSGIRIRPGNASPGSTVTVSTTACGKETYGKGESEAGGAFHLFAGDRAGVLTGQFQVPEETGPGIHAVTVKCPPRVKVTDTHEITARTPSGAVDAGFGTDGKGTQLALGGALLAGAAAGAVVRMRRRPSGVRT from the coding sequence ATGCTCAGCACACGCGTTGGTGTAGGTATCGGCCTGGTTGTCGGTGCCCTTGTTCTGTCGGTCCCGGCCGCTGTCGCCGCCGATGACTCAGGCATCCGCATCCGCCCGGGGAACGCCTCCCCGGGCTCCACGGTCACCGTCAGTACGACCGCCTGCGGCAAGGAGACCTACGGCAAGGGCGAGTCGGAGGCGGGAGGAGCGTTCCACCTGTTCGCAGGTGACAGGGCGGGGGTGCTCACCGGGCAGTTCCAGGTCCCGGAAGAGACCGGGCCCGGCATCCACGCAGTCACCGTGAAGTGCCCACCGCGGGTCAAGGTCACCGATACGCACGAGATCACCGCCCGCACCCCGAGCGGCGCGGTCGACGCCGGTTTCGGGACCGACGGCAAGGGTACGCAGCTCGCCCTGGGCGGTGCGCTCCTCGCTGGAGCTGCCGCCGGGGCTGTGGTCAGGATGCGCCGCCGCCCGAGCGGTGTCCGAACCTGA
- a CDS encoding HAAS signaling domain-containing protein: MTITEHPLVKNYLSAVTRETAGLSPESRNELLADLEEHITVALAKESASGHDGIRAVLARLGDPRAIAATALGEEPPAPQVSRGRTLAMLGLLAVSGPLTIFTPPLGLLVLIGAIWWLWTAPQWRHRDKVIGTAAALVPLLFVVAQFVVAAGTLNFGLGAFIPVLLAVLALPAAAGVYLLRSAGRPA; this comes from the coding sequence ATGACAATCACCGAGCACCCGCTGGTGAAGAACTACCTGTCCGCCGTGACTCGTGAAACGGCCGGACTCAGCCCGGAAAGCAGGAACGAGCTGCTGGCCGACCTGGAAGAACACATCACCGTGGCACTCGCGAAGGAGTCCGCCTCCGGCCACGACGGGATCCGCGCCGTGCTCGCACGCCTCGGCGACCCGCGCGCGATAGCGGCGACCGCGCTCGGCGAGGAGCCCCCTGCTCCGCAAGTGAGCCGAGGACGCACCCTCGCCATGCTGGGCCTGCTGGCGGTGTCCGGCCCTCTGACGATCTTCACCCCGCCGCTGGGCCTCCTGGTCCTGATCGGCGCGATCTGGTGGCTGTGGACCGCGCCGCAGTGGCGCCACCGGGACAAGGTGATCGGGACGGCGGCCGCCCTCGTGCCGCTGCTGTTCGTGGTGGCGCAGTTCGTGGTCGCCGCGGGCACGCTGAACTTCGGCCTCGGAGCATTCATCCCGGTCCTCCTGGCCGTCCTGGCGCTCCCGGCCGCCGCCGGCGTCTATCTGCTGCGGTCCGCGGGGCGCCCGGCATGA
- a CDS encoding PadR family transcriptional regulator, producing the protein MEPDITGKPVAGKAESQLRKGVLEYCVLAILRDGPCYGVELLETLGAVNVMVTSQGTIYPLLSRLRRDGLVETHWEESPSGPPRRYYELTPSGHTALKEFTAIWPHFRDAVDHFITD; encoded by the coding sequence ATGGAACCTGACATCACAGGTAAGCCCGTCGCAGGCAAGGCGGAGAGCCAGCTCCGTAAGGGGGTGCTGGAGTACTGCGTGCTTGCGATCTTGCGGGATGGCCCGTGCTACGGCGTGGAGTTGCTCGAAACCCTCGGCGCGGTGAACGTCATGGTCACGAGCCAAGGGACCATCTACCCCCTGCTGTCGCGGCTGCGCCGTGACGGACTGGTGGAGACCCACTGGGAGGAGTCCCCCAGCGGGCCGCCCCGGCGCTACTACGAACTGACGCCATCGGGGCACACGGCGCTGAAGGAGTTCACCGCCATCTGGCCGCACTTCCGTGACGCGGTCGACCACTTCATCACCGACTGA
- a CDS encoding helix-turn-helix transcriptional regulator: MNDTRHGKSLLGEFLSTRRAQLKPADVGLPEYGDRRRVPGLRREELAQLAGVSVAYYIRLEQGLSRRASPQVLDALATALGLDDAERRHLHDLAGDGRQQTRRRRLPAERVTPAVRQLMDAFGDAPVVVLGRRSDVLAWNRTGHALFAGHLDAAGPDRVAERPNTARLVFLDAHTRDLYVDWPRKARDVVGKLRQAVGEYPDDPRLASLIGELTMQSPQFADLWAEHRVRAWDLAEYRMRHPLVGEMDVLQQSMPVPRGQGVRLVVTTAAPGSASEAALQLLTRTLHPTGEVETADSPITRTSSHA; the protein is encoded by the coding sequence ATGAACGACACAAGGCACGGCAAGTCCCTCCTCGGCGAGTTCTTGTCCACGCGCCGGGCGCAGTTGAAGCCTGCGGACGTGGGGTTGCCGGAGTACGGCGACCGGCGGCGGGTGCCGGGTCTGCGGCGCGAGGAGCTGGCCCAGCTGGCGGGGGTCAGCGTGGCTTACTACATCCGGTTGGAGCAGGGATTGTCGCGACGCGCGTCGCCGCAGGTCCTTGATGCACTGGCCACGGCTTTGGGGCTGGACGACGCGGAGCGGCGTCACCTGCACGACCTGGCTGGTGATGGCCGGCAGCAGACTCGCCGGCGTCGGCTGCCCGCCGAGCGGGTCACCCCGGCGGTGCGCCAGTTGATGGACGCGTTCGGGGACGCACCCGTGGTTGTCCTTGGCCGGCGCTCGGACGTGCTGGCTTGGAACCGTACCGGGCACGCTCTGTTCGCGGGGCACCTGGACGCCGCCGGTCCGGACCGGGTGGCAGAACGGCCCAACACGGCCCGGCTGGTGTTCCTGGACGCCCACACGCGGGACCTTTATGTGGACTGGCCGAGGAAGGCCAGGGATGTGGTGGGCAAGTTGCGGCAGGCGGTCGGCGAATACCCGGACGACCCACGTCTGGCGTCCCTGATCGGTGAACTGACTATGCAGAGTCCGCAGTTCGCCGACCTGTGGGCCGAGCATCGGGTGCGGGCCTGGGATCTGGCCGAGTACCGGATGCGGCATCCGCTGGTCGGGGAGATGGACGTTCTGCAGCAGTCGATGCCGGTGCCGCGGGGACAGGGGGTCCGGTTGGTCGTGACGACGGCGGCGCCCGGATCGGCCTCCGAAGCGGCGCTGCAGTTGCTCACCCGGACCCTCCACCCCACCGGGGAGGTGGAGACGGCCGACAGCCCCATCACCCGCACCTCCTCGCACGCCTGA
- a CDS encoding TIGR03086 family metal-binding protein, whose protein sequence is MSNTPVTAFTDIVDTVAHLVETVADDQWTAPTPCSEWNVQQLVDHLVTGQGVFIGVMAEQSTSEGSEQPDGTEPTPASLKAAFRESAGALVTAFAQPGALERTVQAPIGAVPGAVALHLQTIEHLVHGFDLAQATGRKALFDDTAVERETEFARGLVAQLPPAPDGPFAQSRTAPADAPTIDHLAALLGREITG, encoded by the coding sequence ATGTCCAACACGCCCGTGACGGCTTTCACCGACATCGTCGACACCGTTGCCCACCTGGTCGAGACCGTCGCCGATGACCAGTGGACCGCGCCCACGCCCTGCTCCGAGTGGAACGTCCAGCAGTTGGTCGACCACCTGGTTACGGGACAGGGGGTGTTCATCGGGGTGATGGCCGAACAGTCCACCTCGGAGGGCTCTGAGCAGCCGGACGGCACCGAGCCCACGCCGGCCTCGCTGAAGGCGGCGTTCCGCGAGTCGGCCGGTGCTCTGGTGACCGCCTTCGCGCAACCCGGAGCTCTGGAGCGCACCGTGCAGGCCCCGATCGGGGCGGTGCCCGGCGCTGTGGCACTGCACCTGCAGACCATCGAGCACCTGGTGCACGGCTTCGACCTGGCCCAGGCCACCGGCCGGAAGGCCCTGTTCGACGACACCGCGGTCGAGCGGGAGACCGAGTTCGCCCGCGGCCTGGTGGCGCAGCTGCCGCCCGCCCCGGACGGCCCGTTCGCACAGTCCCGCACCGCCCCGGCGGATGCCCCCACGATCGACCACCTGGCAGCCCTGCTCGGACGCGAGATCACCGGCTGA
- a CDS encoding Crp/Fnr family transcriptional regulator, which translates to MDVPIGSEEWPARSLLGMLSPPARRELLGLGTRARFEAGAVLLREGADDQHVLLLLSGFAKVTATVENGEGSLLAVRAAGDTVGEMAPMTGAPRSATVTACRPLTARVLQGGALRGLLLRRPEVSLALTAIVADRLRWANRRRLDFRGYPAKVRLARLLVELAVSYGSSGPGGVVIGCRLTQPELATLVGAAETTVHKVLRELRDEGLLVTGYRSTTIRDLPRLRQLADLAGEGP; encoded by the coding sequence ATGGATGTGCCCATCGGGTCCGAGGAGTGGCCCGCGCGCAGTCTGCTGGGGATGTTGTCGCCACCGGCCCGGCGGGAACTGCTCGGCCTGGGTACCCGGGCGCGGTTCGAGGCGGGTGCCGTGCTGCTCAGAGAGGGAGCGGACGACCAGCACGTGTTGCTGCTGCTGTCCGGCTTCGCCAAGGTCACGGCGACCGTGGAGAACGGTGAGGGTTCGCTCCTCGCGGTCCGGGCCGCCGGGGACACGGTGGGCGAGATGGCCCCGATGACCGGCGCCCCGCGCTCCGCGACGGTCACTGCCTGCCGCCCGCTGACCGCCCGGGTGCTGCAGGGCGGCGCACTGCGGGGCTTGCTGTTGCGCCGCCCCGAGGTCTCCCTGGCCCTGACCGCCATCGTCGCCGACCGGCTGCGCTGGGCGAATCGGCGGCGGTTGGACTTCCGCGGGTATCCGGCGAAGGTGCGGCTGGCCCGGCTGCTGGTGGAACTCGCCGTGTCCTACGGATCGTCCGGGCCCGGCGGCGTGGTGATCGGCTGCCGACTGACACAGCCTGAGCTGGCCACCCTGGTCGGCGCTGCCGAGACGACCGTCCACAAGGTGCTGCGTGAACTCCGCGACGAGGGCCTGTTGGTGACCGGCTACCGTTCCACCACCATCCGGGACCTGCCACGGCTCAGACAGCTCGCGGACCTGGCAGGCGAAGGGCCGTAG
- a CDS encoding Pycsar system effector family protein, whose protein sequence is MAPTGQVTDSRPAQYMFTALHTTHQHADTKAGILAAAQAALAGTAGTWSRQAVLACEQGGADGAFAGTLLALFVCGLIGGAVSLAATLSPRMLRAPAVNRYSFVHLASGPDILPAEGAHPDEAADRRELSHTVRFLARVAVSKYRWLARAVVCTAVMGVSAGLGVILLPVVA, encoded by the coding sequence ATGGCACCAACCGGGCAGGTCACCGACAGCCGCCCTGCGCAGTACATGTTCACCGCGCTGCACACGACCCACCAGCACGCGGACACGAAGGCAGGCATCCTGGCGGCGGCGCAGGCGGCGCTGGCCGGCACGGCGGGAACGTGGAGTCGCCAAGCCGTGCTCGCCTGCGAACAGGGTGGCGCGGACGGCGCGTTCGCCGGAACACTGCTGGCTCTGTTCGTCTGCGGCCTGATCGGTGGCGCGGTGAGCCTGGCAGCGACGCTGAGCCCCCGCATGCTGCGGGCTCCAGCCGTCAATCGGTACAGCTTCGTTCATCTGGCATCGGGCCCCGACATCCTGCCCGCGGAAGGCGCGCACCCGGACGAGGCCGCGGATCGCCGGGAGTTGTCGCACACCGTACGGTTCCTCGCCCGCGTCGCCGTAAGCAAGTACCGCTGGCTGGCGAGGGCGGTGGTGTGCACGGCCGTCATGGGCGTGAGCGCGGGGCTGGGAGTGATCCTGCTGCCGGTAGTGGCCTGA